From the genome of Phycodurus eques isolate BA_2022a chromosome 22, UOR_Pequ_1.1, whole genome shotgun sequence, one region includes:
- the strap gene encoding serine-threonine kinase receptor-associated protein, which yields MAMRQTPLTCSGHTRPVVDLAFSGITPYGYFLISACKDGKPMLRQGDTGDWIGTFLGHKGAVWGATLNTDATKAATAAADFSAKVWDAVSGDEVLTLAHKHIVKTVTFTQDSNCLLTGGNDKLLRIYDLSSPDAAPQEIAGHTSPIKKALWCNDDKLILSAADDKTIRLWDRTSVAVVKTLTFETSVSSMEYVADGEILVITYGKTIAFYNALSLDLIKSVDAPATINSASLHPEKDFFVAGGEDFKLYKFDYSTKEELESYKGHFGPVHCVRFSPDGELYASGSEDGTLRLWQTAVGKTYGLWKCVLPEDLAAENSEQIYTSPPEIKA from the exons ATGGCCATGAGACAGACTCCGCTCACCTGCTCTGGTCACACTCGACCTGTGGTGGATTTGGCCTTCAGTGGAATCACTCCTTATGGCTACTTTCTCATTAGCGCCTGCAAAG ATGGCAAGCCCATGTTGCGCCAGGGGGACACAGGAGACTGGATTGGAACGTTTCTGGGTCACAAAGGTGCTGTCTGGGGAGCCACTCTGAACACTGACGCCACCAAGGCAGCCACTGCTGCGGCAGACTTCTCGGC AAAAGTGTGGGATGCAGTGAGTGGTGACGAAGTCCTCACATTGGCACACAAACATATTGTCAAGACGGTCACATTTACTCAG GACAGCAACTGTTTGTTGACTGGAGGAAATGATAAGCTCCTGCGCATCTACGATCTCAGTAGCCCGGATGCAG CACCGCAGGAGATTGCCGGTCATACCTCACCCATCAAGAAGGCCCTGTGGTGTAATGACGACAAACTGATTCTGTCTGCAGCAGACGATAAAACCATACG ATTGTGGGACAGGACCTCCGTGGCGGTGGTGAAGACACTGACATTTGAGACGTCCGTGAGCAGCATGGAGTATGTGGCCGACGGCGAAATTCTTGTGATCACATACGGAAAGACGATCGCTTTCTACAACGCTCTTAG ccTGGACCTGATCAAGTCTGTGGATGCCCCAGCTACCATCAACTCGGCATCCCTCCACCCAGAAAAGGACTTCTTCGTTGCTGGTGGAGAGGACTTCAAGCTTTATAAATTTGACTACAGCACCAAGGAAGAGCTCG AATCCTATAAAGGTCATTTTGGCCCTGTGCACTGTGTCCGCTTCAGCCCGGATGGCGAGCTGTACGCTAGTGGCTCTGAGGATGGCACACTTCGTCTGTGGCAGACAGCAGTGGGGAAAACCTATGGCCTCTGGAAATGTGTTCTTCCTG AGGACCTTGCAGCAGAGAACTCGGAGCAGATATATACTTCGCCTCCTGAAATAAAAGCCTGA